The DNA segment CTAACGTATATCGTCTGCCGCCGAAATGCGTCCGATTCCCCCAGGTCTCTTTATCAAGCAGGACATCTGGCCCAAGCAAACCGACCAACTCATCGATACGGTTTTCAAAATACCGTTGCTCGACAGGCGTTTCCGCAGCGGCCATAAATTGGTCCATCAAGGAACGCACCCGTCGCAAAAACATCGCATTGGTTCGAGGCGAATTGACCACTGCGTGAAAGAGGTGATTTTTCCGTCCATGGAATGGGTAATCAAGTGTTCCCATATAGGGATGGCTTGTATGCGCGGGCCGTTCATCATCGGACGTTGAGAAAATATCAGTGTTGAGGGCGTTGGGCCCCAAAACTAAGTCCAAGTCCCAGGGCAACATCTTCCACTCCTGGTTGCCCTCGGTATCACGATAGATGTAGTAATTTTTGTCCGTCGCATCCAAATTCTGCAGAATCACGTTGACTGCCATCAAATTAATCTGGGAGGCCAAATCGACGTGATCAAACAGAAAACGCTCCAATTCCTCCCCCGTCAACTTCAGTCCGTCAATCAAACCCTGCAAATCAGAGGCATCTTCCGCATGTCGCGTCTTCTTCCGGAAGTAGCCTTCAGCGCGACCGGTGAGTCCATTGAGTCGATCGGCTCGAGCCTTATAGAGAGCCCCATCGGGATCCAATCCGTTACGGCGTAGATAATCTCGATCTGGTTGCTCGACAAAGTGGGCTAAATTCCAAAACTCGCCGTTTTGCTCAACTCGAATCGGGAATGTGATCGGCGCAACTCCCCCCGAATCGCGCGTCAGCTCGTATGACAGAATCGCCCGCACATACGATTTATCGGTGTAAGTGGTATTCAAATTGAGTTCATCAACACGTGGTATATCTTCCTGAAAGCGAAAATGGTAATCGTCGTTGAACTCAATCTTGTATGCCTTCTTGGGCCAAGATCGGGCGGTTCCACCGCGGATGCGAATAAAAACATTATCGTAGAATTCGCCCTGGTAAAAGACGGAAGCGCGTGTCCCACCTCCTGTTTCGGCTCGACTCTCCCGCTGAACGAAGCGGTGCAGCACTGGCAATGCTGATTCGATTGTCGTATCGCTAATCATGGTGCCGTAATATTCGGGAGAGTTATCATCCGTCAAGAACCGAGGCATTCGAGATTCAACCCCATGTTCGTCGGTGATAGAAATCGAGTAGCGAAGCATTTCGCCCGGCTGCGCCGTACCTGCCGGTATGACGCCAGTCAACAAACCGTCATTGGCTAATAAGTCAGCACCTGTGCCATCATCGACCATCAGAACCGTTTGTTCCTCGTCGAACATTCGCCGATAGGTCAGCCGCGCCTCGGTAACGCTAACAGTCGGACCCGAGAGCTGAGCTGTTACCACCAGGGCAGTTGACTCGTCCGTCGGATCCTGGAAAGCATGGGTCGGCGGCAGCAATGACGGCACCACGAGCGCATTTCCAGAAGCCGGAGTAGGAGTTTGTAACGATCCAAACGTTTCGCCGAAAAAGCCAAGCGAGACATCCGATACCGAGGACAAGGCAGCCGCCTCAATCTGATCTACCAGCTGACCGGATGGATCGGCCAACGAAACAAATTCACCATCACGATCCAATGAAAAACTCGCATGCAAATTACCCTGAGCGTCCAAGCTGGGATCCGTCACATCCAAACCGGAAGCGAAGATCACCATCGCACTGCTGGCTGGCAGAAGCGTCCCCGCCGGCATCTTCCACTTTTGCGGCGCATTAACATCGTCCGACAAAAAGTACCCGCCGAGATCAATCGGCTGCAATGTCGTGTTTTGGATTTCAATCCAATCATGAGCATTTGTCGGCCCAGCAAACGAATCCTCTGCACTAACCCGAATCCGTGTCGGTAAAGTACTGGCATTGGCAGCCATCACCTCACTGATTCGAAGTGGCGCAGTGGCAACGGTCATTACCGAAAGCGCATCGCTCCAAACCGTCCCACCACCATTCACCGCAGCAAGTCGAACGTAATATTGAGAATTGGATGAAAGATCTCCAATCAACGTGCTAAACTCGCCATCCGTCCCTTCGAGTTCCAAGCTTTGCTCCCAAAAATCCGCGTCATTCCCTCCGTCGACACTGCCGTAATAGAGCGTCGCAGAAATCAATGTCGATCTTCCGTCAATCGTTCCCTGGATCAGAGCAGCCGCATCGCTCACCAAGGGCGATTCATCCAAGGACAAATCCGCTTGAGGAAGTGCGTTCGTCGTGAAAGAGGCGATGGAATCGGCCCAGACCTGAGCCCCGGCACTCAAGCTGAAGGCAAACGCGCGATAATAATACGCAGCGCCAGCGGTAAGGCCGGAAATCACAACCGTATGTTGCCCTGCCGGTCGGGGCCCGAGATCGGCTGAATGGTCCCAATCTCTCAACTGGTCACCACCCGCTTCGTCACCCCAAAAAATGGTAATCGTCGGTTCAGCCCCCCCGGCTTCGATCAGATCAACGCCGATCGTTGCCGAGTCAAATGTAATATCCGCTGCCGGAAGATTCGCGACTGTAACAGCAAGCATTTGCCTGGCCTCTAACGACTCAAGCTTTACCCGTCTCCCCATTAACCTGGCCGACTTCTTGGCCGACTGAATCCGTTTCAAACGTCGCAAAATACTTTTTGGGAACATACAAAACCTTACAGCTGACAAGGAAAAATATCTCACCGCTTGATGAGCGAATTCACCGATTAACTAAATTTCTTCATTCACCACAAACACGATGGTGACAGCGAGATCAGAATTCACGCAGCGATCGACAACTCGAATTCGATGCACTTCCAACAGAACTCAATGCCATCCATTAATTCGATCGTCGTCGCCCGACCCTCAACTTGCAAACATCCTGGTCCGCATTTCCCACCGAATTGCTAACGTGAATAGTTCGAAAGTCGTCTGAATGATGCTAATCCGCAATAGGAATCGTTGCAAGAAAATCTATTCGCTGGACGTCGAATCCACAAAAAAGCGACCAAACACCCCATCTTTTCGTTGACAAATGCACGCCATCCGAGGCGGTCGAACATTGCCTTGCAAACACAACCCGAGACTCAAACAGCCAAGCAACCGATTTCTCACCTTAATCCAAGGAGCGACCCACTTGAGCCTGCCAACACGGCGGACCGCAAACAAACTTGATTGTGTTGATTTGACAAACTCAATGAAGACCGCGCAAAGGCGCGATGAAAACTTAATGAACAAGGGTTTCAGGACGAAATGATTCGTTAGGATACGGTCCAGCGCTATCGGATTGTCTTACGCATGAGCAGATATTTCCAAGATGAAAGCTGTACCTAAGCTACGCGAATGAGCGCGTTGAATGAAATCTCGTTAGACGTTTTGATCGCTAACTTCCTGTTCCTCACTCTTCAAAAAATTCCAATGACAAACGGACTCAACCATGTATCGCTTTTTATTGTTTCTGACGTTTATGCTTTCCTTCGTCTCCATTGGTCAGACGGCCGACGTAATCCTAAACGAATACAATGCTGTAAGTACAACAAAAATACTTGATGGAGGTGAAGGTGAGGACTCGCAACTTGGCCTGGTTCTCGGCAACGGTGGAAATTGGTTTGAATTGCTTGTAGTTCGCGATCATGTCGATATGCGAGGTTGGGCACTCGATTGGGTAGAAGACGAAGAGGTCGGCAACGACGAAACAGCGGCGGGCAGAATCACGCTAAGTGAAGATGCCATTTGGTCTGACCTGCGTTCCGGATCAATCATCACCATTGTAGAGACAGCTGACGGCGGAGACATCCTGATCGATACTCAAACGGATCTAAGTTACGACCCGCTCAACGGTGACTGGTGGATCAACGTGGTCACACAAACAGAACAAGCAAAAGGTACATCAGCTCTTATTTCAACAGTAACCAATGACGGAGAACCAGGTGATTTCTCCGTAGGTAAGGATGATTGGACTCTGACCATCTTGAATGCCGATGGTAACACCATCTTCGGCCCTGCTGGTGAAGGGGCCGAAAGCTGGGCCGGGGGTAAAGTGAACAGTGAAGAAGCAGGCAG comes from the Pirellulaceae bacterium genome and includes:
- a CDS encoding CotH kinase family protein; translated protein: MLAVTVANLPAADITFDSATIGVDLIEAGGAEPTITIFWGDEAGGDQLRDWDHSADLGPRPAGQHTVVISGLTAGAAYYYRAFAFSLSAGAQVWADSIASFTTNALPQADLSLDESPLVSDAAALIQGTIDGRSTLISATLYYGSVDGGNDADFWEQSLELEGTDGEFSTLIGDLSSNSQYYVRLAAVNGGGTVWSDALSVMTVATAPLRISEVMAANASTLPTRIRVSAEDSFAGPTNAHDWIEIQNTTLQPIDLGGYFLSDDVNAPQKWKMPAGTLLPASSAMVIFASGLDVTDPSLDAQGNLHASFSLDRDGEFVSLADPSGQLVDQIEAAALSSVSDVSLGFFGETFGSLQTPTPASGNALVVPSLLPPTHAFQDPTDESTALVVTAQLSGPTVSVTEARLTYRRMFDEEQTVLMVDDGTGADLLANDGLLTGVIPAGTAQPGEMLRYSISITDEHGVESRMPRFLTDDNSPEYYGTMISDTTIESALPVLHRFVQRESRAETGGGTRASVFYQGEFYDNVFIRIRGGTARSWPKKAYKIEFNDDYHFRFQEDIPRVDELNLNTTYTDKSYVRAILSYELTRDSGGVAPITFPIRVEQNGEFWNLAHFVEQPDRDYLRRNGLDPDGALYKARADRLNGLTGRAEGYFRKKTRHAEDASDLQGLIDGLKLTGEELERFLFDHVDLASQINLMAVNVILQNLDATDKNYYIYRDTEGNQEWKMLPWDLDLVLGPNALNTDIFSTSDDERPAHTSHPYMGTLDYPFHGRKNHLFHAVVNSPRTNAMFLRRVRSLMDQFMAAAETPVEQRYFENRIDELVGLLGPDVLLDKETWGNRTHFGGRRYTLEEAADRIKQDYLIPRRVHLFETHSISHLQETEYQVVIPEGTDQAEYFVPTNNDLGLTWTGRELPVNADQWKTGALGIGFESSPADYESLIQTRVSPVESCASCTSVLVRVPFSLDDPSAVEHLTLRMKYDDGFIAYVNGVEVMRANTRTQDNGFDSRGRSHRDSEAVEFENFNISSMVSQVDLGADNVLAVHLLNSSATSNDLLLSLELVEGLLPNDSAVGIPYAQSDQSSISFGGFDQNPVSGNQDEEYLELVNSTPEAFDLSGWELRGGVTYQFRGGAVIPTGESLFVSPNALAFRNRQVGPTGGQGLFVMDGYQGHLSSRSETVELVSPQGVVMATLETPTVTSDVQKYLRVTEIHYNPAGAGDATEFIELQNTSDGTTLDLTGVRITDGPSDPFLFATSQVTSLVPGAFVLLVRDLPAFQAAYPTVSADLIAGSFEGALSNGGESIKVEDALNGTVLQFRYEDGDQPAENDWPTTSDGEGDSLVIRDPWGAPESWEVGSRWRPSSQPGGSPGATDPLPWDADFNQDGSVGVKDLDLLSEGVRQGDLRFDLNGDGVVDANDRNLMIDVGLGSLYGDSNLDGTFDSADFVVVFRAGEYEDEISINSGWADGDWNGDGDFTSRDLVLAFQAGSYAAGAAATSAGDFAAIDEDRLIHRRLADAVWASDDF